A single region of the Planifilum fimeticola genome encodes:
- a CDS encoding helix-turn-helix domain-containing protein: MTKNMPGYSVEEAAEILDVSEKVLRQMLEKQRLPGFKAGRNWRIPGSIIQMLLEGKQLIEQNTQQSRQKEGLREYRLEEIEQFVKEDQMH, from the coding sequence ATGACAAAAAACATGCCCGGATATTCCGTGGAGGAGGCGGCGGAAATTCTGGATGTGAGTGAAAAAGTGCTCCGCCAAATGCTCGAAAAACAACGCCTCCCAGGATTTAAAGCGGGTCGTAACTGGCGAATTCCAGGATCCATCATTCAGATGTTGCTGGAAGGAAAGCAGCTCATCGAGCAAAACACCCAACAATCCCGACAAAAAGAGGGGCTTCGAGAATATCGTCTGGAGGAGATTGAACAGTTTGTTAAAGAGGACCAAATGCACTAG
- a CDS encoding AbrB/MazE/SpoVT family DNA-binding domain-containing protein encodes MERVRIKKKAQVTIPKKIMDSLGLNENDELDVYVQDGKIIMEPMIRIPKDQAWFWTEGWQRAERRADEDLASGRVKAYDSVNDLLADLPDPSGGGESE; translated from the coding sequence GTGGAACGTGTCCGCATCAAAAAGAAAGCTCAAGTGACTATTCCCAAAAAAATCATGGATTCTTTGGGCTTGAACGAGAATGACGAATTGGACGTTTATGTGCAAGACGGAAAGATTATCATGGAGCCCATGATCCGCATCCCGAAAGATCAGGCATGGTTTTGGACCGAAGGGTGGCAAAGAGCAGAAAGAAGAGCAGATGAAGACTTGGCTAGCGGGCGAGTCAAAGCTTATGACAGTGTTAATGACCTTTTGGCTGATCTTCCGGATCCTTCCGGTGGCGGGGAAAGTGAATGA
- a CDS encoding phospholipase D family protein, with protein MSNKTIIQTGLFEQTEYTPSLHILKDGKPVDWSFEQIFDASTFTELYAVTYVASPRFFFERTSNFKKIQLILGIADPEQQHQMFSALVNQKKRLEDWHSLPDEVQDRILEERYHIRYPLPHTIIHSKFYLLYSPETDLKRVVVGSANFTPNALIEPNQYEELLIFDDPSLYDYYLERFTFLRAKTEDYIPAPIRRKGKEAVNLLLIQDPDTQFNLLREEFAKLNHREIAISEEVMNRLEEEPKKLAKTQEVANQINRLVKLTTKSKKGKKKLISVKQLVDKKQRIQAFLAPTYHRKEHLDPRPLLVADKGNNHLYLKDTDSDKALLFSRPANTETIREQLQLIHDFVEANRLFTVKDDPINQKRVYEAILYAFTSPFIWKMREHLIYSGTGEASQRYLFRPIMVLAGRASSGKTTLMKFIAGLIGGYTGTDPYVSYSKLNRANGILPFMETEFIAPVLVDELTESFFTGQSGERVTKYLANDLEGVHPCLIATTNADGFSMKPQVARRIYFLMINSVFDSKRSDEAEEYQAKITAKLTNDLFRDFTYRLAQRIQNDQPFAYKKDFLQVAREIFQEYYEETKLPKPSFFPDQMINDYYERGKKIWADLYTERKKAFTVRKNELRVKKDDLFKDPKERKTNMNYLPPEVVIEETGILVLDKKRFFSFIGVKRRWF; from the coding sequence GTGAGTAATAAAACTATCATCCAAACGGGATTATTTGAACAAACTGAGTACACACCGAGCCTTCACATTCTGAAGGATGGAAAGCCCGTGGATTGGTCATTTGAGCAGATTTTTGACGCTTCCACTTTCACTGAGTTGTATGCTGTCACCTATGTTGCTTCTCCTCGATTTTTCTTCGAACGAACATCGAACTTCAAAAAAATCCAGCTGATCTTGGGGATTGCGGATCCAGAGCAGCAACATCAGATGTTTTCTGCACTGGTTAATCAAAAAAAGAGGCTTGAAGATTGGCACTCCCTCCCGGATGAGGTTCAAGATCGAATACTGGAAGAACGCTATCACATCCGTTATCCTCTCCCTCATACAATCATCCATTCGAAGTTCTATCTACTTTACTCCCCAGAGACTGATTTAAAACGAGTCGTTGTCGGTTCTGCCAATTTCACACCCAATGCGTTAATCGAGCCCAATCAGTATGAAGAACTTTTGATCTTTGACGACCCTTCTCTTTATGATTACTACTTGGAACGCTTTACTTTTCTCAGAGCCAAAACAGAGGATTATATACCGGCTCCCATTCGCCGAAAAGGAAAAGAGGCCGTTAATCTATTGCTCATCCAGGATCCGGATACACAGTTTAATCTTTTGCGGGAAGAATTCGCTAAATTGAATCACCGGGAAATTGCCATTTCAGAAGAGGTTATGAACCGGCTGGAAGAAGAACCGAAGAAGTTAGCCAAAACGCAAGAGGTTGCCAATCAGATCAACCGGTTGGTCAAACTGACAACCAAAAGCAAAAAGGGGAAGAAAAAACTCATTTCCGTTAAACAGTTGGTGGATAAAAAGCAACGTATCCAAGCTTTTCTTGCCCCAACCTACCACAGGAAGGAACACCTCGATCCTCGCCCCTTGTTGGTTGCAGATAAAGGGAATAACCACTTATACCTCAAAGACACTGATTCCGATAAGGCACTCCTTTTCAGTCGCCCCGCGAATACGGAAACCATCCGAGAACAACTACAGCTGATTCACGATTTTGTAGAAGCCAATCGGCTGTTTACCGTAAAAGACGACCCCATCAACCAAAAACGGGTATATGAAGCCATTCTATACGCTTTTACTTCCCCGTTCATATGGAAAATGCGAGAACATCTCATCTACTCCGGAACCGGTGAAGCCAGTCAGCGATATCTGTTTCGACCGATCATGGTGTTAGCCGGCCGAGCATCTTCTGGAAAAACAACACTTATGAAATTCATCGCTGGCCTGATTGGAGGGTACACTGGAACAGATCCGTATGTGTCTTATTCCAAACTGAATCGAGCTAATGGAATCCTGCCTTTTATGGAAACCGAATTTATTGCTCCCGTTCTAGTGGATGAACTAACCGAATCATTCTTTACTGGGCAAAGCGGTGAACGAGTTACAAAGTACTTGGCCAACGATTTGGAAGGAGTTCATCCTTGCCTGATTGCTACAACCAACGCCGATGGATTCTCAATGAAACCCCAAGTAGCACGCCGCATTTACTTTTTGATGATTAACAGCGTCTTTGATTCGAAGCGGTCGGATGAGGCGGAAGAATATCAGGCGAAGATCACAGCGAAATTGACCAACGACCTTTTCCGGGACTTTACTTACCGCCTGGCCCAACGCATTCAAAACGACCAACCATTTGCGTATAAAAAAGATTTCCTCCAAGTCGCTCGAGAAATTTTCCAGGAGTACTATGAAGAGACAAAGCTCCCCAAACCGTCGTTTTTCCCCGATCAAATGATCAATGATTATTACGAACGAGGAAAGAAAATCTGGGCCGATCTATACACCGAACGAAAGAAAGCCTTTACTGTCCGAAAAAACGAACTGCGAGTCAAAAAGGACGATTTGTTTAAGGATCCGAAAGAGAGGAAAACCAATATGAATTACCTCCCTCCTGAAGTTGTCATCGAAGAAACCGGGATTCTTGTATTGGATAAGAAACGCTTCTTTTCCTTCATCGGGGTAAAG